A single window of Paenibacillus sp. FSL H8-0537 DNA harbors:
- the serC gene encoding 3-phosphoserine/phosphohydroxythreonine transaminase encodes MKRAFNFNAGPAALPLEVLEQAQQQFVEYQGAGMSIMEMSHRSELYEQVNNETQALFREIYGIPDNYHVLLLQGGASTQFATIPMNFLTPGKVGAYVMTGAWAEKAIKEAKLVGETAIAATSEAHKFNRIPALSDIQLPDQAAYLHITTNETIGGTQFAEFPQTGNVPLIADMSSDILSRPVDVSQFGLIYAGAQKNLGPSGVTVVIVRDDLVKESPKTIPAIFRYDTHVKAGSLYNTPPSFSVYMVNLVLKWIKARGGVAQINQYNRDKTNLIYNTIDQSGGFYYGFAAPESRSLMNITFRLQDAELEKKFIKQSEAEGFVGLKGHRDVGGLRASTYNAVPLESCKALAEFMAEFQKNNG; translated from the coding sequence ATGAAGAGAGCATTCAATTTTAATGCAGGACCAGCCGCTTTACCGCTTGAAGTACTTGAGCAGGCTCAGCAGCAATTCGTAGAGTATCAAGGCGCGGGCATGTCCATTATGGAAATGTCGCACCGCAGCGAGCTGTATGAGCAAGTTAACAATGAGACGCAGGCTCTTTTTCGCGAAATTTACGGCATTCCTGACAATTATCATGTTCTGCTGCTGCAAGGCGGCGCAAGCACGCAATTTGCAACCATTCCAATGAATTTTCTCACCCCAGGCAAAGTTGGCGCTTATGTGATGACTGGCGCATGGGCAGAGAAAGCAATCAAGGAAGCGAAGCTTGTTGGCGAGACAGCGATAGCTGCTACTTCAGAGGCTCACAAGTTCAACCGCATTCCGGCACTTTCCGACATTCAGCTGCCTGATCAAGCCGCTTATTTGCACATTACGACAAATGAGACGATTGGCGGTACGCAATTTGCTGAATTCCCGCAAACCGGCAATGTACCGCTAATTGCGGACATGTCGAGTGATATTTTGAGCCGTCCGGTCGATGTCAGCCAGTTCGGACTGATTTATGCAGGAGCTCAGAAAAACCTTGGTCCTTCGGGCGTGACGGTTGTCATCGTTCGTGATGATCTCGTCAAAGAAAGCCCTAAGACGATTCCAGCTATTTTCCGCTATGATACCCATGTGAAAGCAGGCTCGCTGTACAACACGCCGCCTTCCTTCTCGGTCTATATGGTCAATCTGGTGCTGAAATGGATTAAAGCAAGAGGCGGAGTTGCCCAAATCAATCAATATAATCGTGACAAAACAAACCTCATTTACAATACGATTGATCAAAGTGGCGGCTTCTATTATGGCTTTGCAGCTCCGGAAAGCCGTTCGCTCATGAACATTACATTCCGTCTGCAGGATGCTGAGCTTGAGAAGAAATTTATTAAGCAATCGGAAGCGGAAGGTTTTGTTGGCCTGAAAGGACACCGTGATGTTGGCGGGCTTCGCGCTTCGACTTACAATGCGGTTCCACTAGAAAGCTGCAAGGCGCTTGCTGAATTTATGGCAGAGTTCCAAAAAAACAACGGTTAA
- a CDS encoding trypsin-like peptidase domain-containing protein codes for MDDQNKKNGFDDFFQNREDGQQKQEDNVQPVQADEASADSSEQASKPSYYYSYGPFKSGAPDNNVLTDGSGAGNQPISTPAQASSQEPAAASQPYSQQQGDQASFADSMPPAPVRPFSSSQSSARGGWQVKEPQRRTSFKAMFSSFIAGVLVVGSLMYAADVNNWFSKPAEATVSQQGTATATGQNSGLTAASDRPDDIAKLFETSSPAVVKIETFASPARSNGGSSADSFFEQFFGQDYPGAGSKEQNNNSNGLQATGSGTGFFFDASGYILTNQHVVGGAEKIEVTVQGYDKPLTAQLLGSDYNLDLAVLKVTDTKAFPTLKLGSSDSIKIGDWVAAIGNPYGFDHTITVGVLSAKERPISIPDEQGTRNYEHLLQTDASINPGNSGGPLLNVNGEVIGINTAVSSQAQGIGFAIPTSTIQGVLENLKNNVEVPKDPVPFIGAELADVTDAMAKQLGMDKAEGSIVSNVYYNSPAYLGDLKQFDVIIGIDGKVYNNTQDLIAAIKKRAVGDGVQLNIIRKGAKMDLTVTIGDRNKFNAEK; via the coding sequence ATGGACGATCAGAATAAAAAGAACGGCTTTGATGATTTTTTCCAAAATCGTGAGGACGGGCAGCAGAAGCAGGAGGACAACGTTCAGCCAGTCCAAGCTGATGAAGCATCTGCTGATTCTTCTGAGCAGGCAAGCAAGCCTTCCTACTACTATTCTTACGGACCGTTTAAGTCGGGCGCACCCGATAATAATGTGCTAACTGATGGGTCAGGAGCAGGCAATCAGCCTATTTCAACCCCAGCACAGGCATCCAGTCAGGAACCAGCTGCGGCATCCCAGCCGTACAGCCAGCAGCAGGGGGATCAGGCAAGCTTTGCTGATTCTATGCCTCCTGCCCCAGTAAGGCCGTTCAGTTCATCGCAGTCATCCGCAAGAGGGGGCTGGCAGGTGAAGGAGCCGCAGCGCAGAACGTCATTCAAAGCGATGTTTTCTTCGTTTATAGCTGGGGTTTTAGTAGTAGGCTCTTTAATGTATGCGGCGGATGTGAACAATTGGTTTAGCAAGCCAGCGGAAGCGACCGTATCCCAGCAGGGAACCGCTACAGCGACGGGTCAAAACAGCGGGCTTACAGCAGCATCCGACAGACCGGACGACATTGCTAAGCTGTTTGAGACATCAAGCCCGGCTGTTGTGAAAATTGAGACCTTTGCTTCCCCCGCAAGAAGCAATGGCGGTTCATCGGCCGATTCTTTCTTTGAGCAGTTTTTCGGCCAAGATTATCCGGGAGCAGGCAGCAAGGAGCAAAACAACAACAGCAATGGATTGCAGGCAACGGGCAGCGGTACCGGATTCTTTTTCGACGCCTCCGGTTACATTCTGACGAACCAGCACGTTGTTGGCGGTGCAGAGAAAATCGAAGTCACGGTGCAAGGTTATGACAAGCCGCTAACGGCGCAACTGCTGGGCTCTGATTATAATTTGGATTTGGCTGTGCTTAAAGTAACGGATACGAAAGCTTTTCCTACTTTGAAGCTAGGCAGCTCCGACAGCATTAAAATCGGCGATTGGGTCGCGGCGATCGGCAATCCATATGGCTTCGACCATACGATTACCGTTGGCGTGCTGAGTGCGAAGGAACGTCCGATTTCCATTCCGGATGAGCAAGGAACACGCAACTACGAGCATTTGCTGCAAACGGATGCTTCGATTAACCCAGGCAACTCTGGCGGACCGCTGCTTAACGTAAATGGCGAAGTGATCGGCATTAACACGGCTGTAAGCTCCCAGGCGCAAGGAATCGGATTTGCGATTCCAACAAGCACGATTCAAGGCGTATTGGAGAATTTGAAAAATAACGTTGAAGTTCCGAAAGATCCAGTACCGTTCATCGGAGCAGAGCTGGCTGATGTAACGGATGCTATGGCGAAGCAGCTAGGCATGGATAAAGCGGAAGGCTCCATTGTCAGCAATGTGTATTATAACTCTCCTGCCTACTTGGGCGATCTGAAACAATTTGACGTTATTATCGGCATTGACGGCAAAGTGTACAACAATACGCAGGACTTAATCGCGGCGATTAAGAAGAGAGCGGTTGGCGATGGAGTACAGTTGAATATTATCCGCAAAGGTGCGAAAATGGATTTGACGGTCACCATTGGCGACCGCAACAAGTTCAACGCAGAAAAATAA
- a CDS encoding response regulator transcription factor gives MNSQEKLKIMIIDDHDMVRTGLRTYLMLEPKFEVVAEAGSGQAALDKLEAGIPKGMPDVMLMDLMMPEMDGIETTRRVMAKYPDVKIVMLTSFLEDDKVYAAIEAGAVSYVLKTVSAEELIYALNGASKGMPVMTADVSQALTRGLRQRTAQSGDEGLTEREKEVLLLIAEGRSNKEIGEELHISIKTVKTHVSNLLMKCELDDRTQLAVLAHRKGWAKSQ, from the coding sequence ATGAACAGCCAGGAAAAGTTGAAAATCATGATTATTGATGACCATGATATGGTTCGAACAGGGCTGCGCACGTATTTAATGCTGGAACCAAAATTTGAAGTCGTTGCAGAGGCTGGAAGCGGGCAGGCTGCGCTTGATAAGCTTGAAGCCGGCATTCCGAAAGGGATGCCTGATGTCATGCTGATGGACTTAATGATGCCTGAAATGGATGGCATTGAAACGACGAGACGGGTCATGGCGAAATATCCGGATGTGAAAATCGTCATGCTGACGAGCTTTTTGGAGGATGATAAAGTGTATGCTGCTATTGAGGCAGGGGCGGTCAGCTATGTGCTGAAGACGGTATCGGCCGAAGAGCTTATTTATGCGCTAAATGGCGCTTCGAAAGGCATGCCAGTGATGACCGCTGATGTATCTCAGGCTTTGACGCGCGGCCTCCGGCAGCGTACTGCGCAATCAGGTGATGAAGGACTGACGGAGCGGGAGAAGGAAGTGCTGCTGCTAATTGCCGAGGGACGTTCTAACAAGGAAATTGGCGAAGAGCTGCACATTAGCATTAAGACGGTCAAAACGCATGTCAGCAATTTATTAATGAAATGCGAGCTGGACGATCGGACACAGCTCGCGGTGCTCGCTCATCGCAAGGGCTGGGCCAAAAGCCAATAA
- the glnA gene encoding type I glutamate--ammonia ligase, translating into MSVQNVLDTIKENNIQFVDFRFVDLFGHAHHITLPSTEVDADTFVNGVAFDGSSIPGFRGIEESDMVMMPDPESVFIDPFTDHPTLNVMSNIHTPDGERYERDPRSIAQKAEEFLQKSGVGTTAFFAPESEFFIFDDVRYESSMNTSFYSVDSEEAGWNTARKEEGGNLGFKVPVKGGYVPVAPVDSQQDIRSEMVRLMQEAGLRVERHHHEVATAGQAEINFRFDTLTKTADNLLKYKYIVHNTARQYGKVATFMPKPLFGDNGSGMHVHSSIFDGDTPLFFEKGAYGNLSPLAMHYIGGILHHAPALIALTNPSTNSFKRLVPGYEAPVNLVFSKGNRSAAIRIPIASVTPKGCRIEFRTPDSTANPYLAFAAMLLAGLDGIKRKLDPIALGYGPFDKNIYELPEEEKKDIRSVPGTLDEALSALEADSEFLTEGGVFSEDFIANYVAFKRNEAKTVSIRVHPHEYSLYFDC; encoded by the coding sequence ATGTCAGTTCAAAATGTTTTGGACACAATTAAAGAAAACAACATTCAGTTTGTAGATTTCCGGTTCGTGGATCTTTTTGGTCATGCGCACCACATTACCCTTCCTTCGACAGAAGTTGACGCCGATACTTTCGTAAATGGTGTAGCTTTTGACGGTTCCTCGATCCCGGGTTTCCGTGGAATCGAAGAGTCGGATATGGTTATGATGCCAGATCCTGAATCGGTATTTATCGATCCTTTCACTGATCACCCAACTCTAAATGTAATGTCTAACATTCATACGCCTGATGGCGAACGCTACGAGCGCGATCCGCGCAGCATCGCTCAAAAAGCGGAAGAGTTTCTGCAAAAATCCGGTGTAGGCACGACAGCATTTTTCGCTCCTGAATCCGAATTTTTCATTTTCGACGATGTTCGCTACGAAAGCTCAATGAACACTTCCTTCTATTCGGTTGATTCCGAAGAAGCTGGCTGGAACACAGCTCGCAAAGAAGAAGGCGGAAACCTTGGCTTTAAAGTTCCAGTTAAAGGCGGTTACGTTCCAGTAGCTCCGGTTGACTCCCAACAAGACATCCGCAGCGAAATGGTTCGCCTGATGCAAGAAGCTGGTCTTCGCGTTGAGCGTCATCACCACGAAGTAGCAACTGCTGGTCAAGCAGAAATCAACTTCCGTTTTGATACGTTGACTAAAACAGCTGACAACCTATTGAAATACAAATATATTGTTCACAACACAGCTCGCCAATATGGAAAAGTTGCAACTTTCATGCCTAAACCGCTGTTTGGCGATAATGGTAGCGGTATGCACGTTCACTCCTCCATCTTTGATGGCGACACGCCTTTGTTCTTTGAAAAAGGTGCTTATGGCAACCTGAGCCCGCTGGCTATGCACTACATCGGCGGAATTTTGCACCATGCTCCAGCTTTGATCGCGCTCACTAACCCGAGCACTAACTCGTTCAAACGTCTGGTTCCTGGATACGAAGCTCCAGTTAACCTGGTGTTCTCCAAAGGTAACCGTTCGGCTGCGATCCGTATTCCAATCGCTTCCGTTACACCTAAAGGCTGTCGTATCGAGTTCCGTACGCCTGACTCCACAGCTAACCCTTACCTTGCGTTTGCAGCAATGCTGCTTGCAGGTCTTGACGGTATTAAGCGCAAGCTTGATCCAATTGCTTTGGGCTATGGTCCTTTCGACAAAAACATTTACGAATTGCCAGAAGAAGAGAAGAAAGACATCCGCAGCGTACCTGGTACGCTTGACGAAGCGCTGAGCGCTTTGGAAGCAGATTCCGAATTCTTGACTGAAGGCGGCGTATTCTCTGAAGACTTTATCGCTAACTACGTTGCATTCAAACGCAACGAAGCGAAAACTGTTTCGATCCGTGTTCATCCGCACGAGTACAGCCTGTACTTCGATTGCTAG
- a CDS encoding 4-hydroxy-3-methylbut-2-enyl diphosphate reductase, with protein MQIVKISPRGYCYGVVDAMVLALQTARNLELPRPIYILGMIVHNAHVTEAFEQEGVITLDGENRLEILEQVEKGTVIFTAHGVSPEVRRRAKDKGLTVVDATCPDVTRTHDLIREKMAEDYHIIYIGKKNHPEPEGAIGVAPDRVHLIERVEDIDLLEVPEGNIVITNQTTMSQWDIRHIISKLIEKFPTAEVHNEICLATQVRQEAVAGQAGEAQLCLVVGDPRSNNSNRLAQVSEEIAGVTAYRVADVSEIKREWLIGIERVAVTSGASTPTPLTKEVITYLEQYNDDDPSTWEIVRTVNMEKLLPNARKKSVVARPEVPETP; from the coding sequence ATGCAAATTGTTAAAATTTCACCGCGGGGCTATTGCTACGGCGTCGTTGACGCTATGGTACTCGCACTGCAAACGGCTAGAAACCTTGAGCTGCCGCGGCCAATATATATTTTGGGAATGATTGTGCACAATGCGCATGTGACGGAGGCGTTCGAGCAGGAAGGCGTTATTACGCTGGATGGGGAGAACCGTCTGGAAATTTTGGAGCAGGTTGAAAAGGGAACGGTCATATTCACCGCACACGGCGTTTCCCCAGAAGTTCGCAGGCGGGCCAAGGACAAGGGATTGACGGTTGTGGATGCAACCTGCCCTGACGTAACGCGCACGCATGATCTGATTCGCGAGAAGATGGCCGAGGACTACCACATTATTTATATTGGCAAAAAAAATCACCCGGAGCCAGAGGGTGCCATTGGCGTAGCCCCAGACCGGGTACATCTTATCGAACGTGTTGAGGATATCGATTTGCTGGAAGTGCCGGAAGGCAATATCGTCATTACGAATCAGACAACGATGTCGCAATGGGATATTCGCCATATTATCAGCAAGCTGATTGAAAAGTTTCCAACGGCGGAAGTCCACAATGAAATTTGCCTGGCAACGCAGGTTCGCCAGGAGGCCGTAGCAGGACAGGCAGGGGAAGCCCAGCTTTGTCTCGTCGTGGGTGATCCGCGCAGCAACAACTCCAACCGCCTGGCACAGGTGTCGGAGGAAATTGCAGGCGTTACCGCTTACCGTGTGGCAGATGTATCGGAAATTAAACGGGAATGGCTCATTGGCATTGAGCGTGTAGCCGTTACTTCGGGCGCTTCGACCCCTACGCCGCTTACGAAGGAAGTTATTACGTATTTGGAGCAATACAATGACGACGACCCTTCAACATGGGAAATCGTTCGTACTGTCAATATGGAGAAGCTGCTTCCCAATGCCCGCAAAAAGTCAGTTGTTGCGCGCCCGGAAGTGCCAGAGACGCCGTAA
- the aroF gene encoding 3-deoxy-7-phosphoheptulonate synthase produces the protein MIVITNPHIEEARIAEIVTHIEAAGVQAHVSRGTDRTVIGIIGSATPTLAEHLRQLKGVENVIKISKSYKLASRDFHPDDTIIDIKGVKIGGNNLVIMGGPCAVETPEQIDEIARLVKAAGGQVLRGGAFKPRTGPYSFQGVGVEGLVMMAEAGRKHGLLTITEVMTPEYVDVCAEYADILQVGTRNMQNFDLLRKLGTIQTPVLLKRGFSSTYDEFLNAAEYILAGGNPNVMLCERGIRTFETYTRNTLDLSAIPVLQSLSHLPVISDPSHGTGRRELVEPMSKASVAAGANGLIVEMHTDPDNSMTGDGVQSLFPDQFANLLKDLEKLAPIVGKEFNTEKAPAEAFKEWKI, from the coding sequence ATGATCGTTATTACTAACCCGCATATTGAAGAAGCAAGAATTGCTGAAATTGTTACCCATATTGAAGCAGCAGGTGTTCAAGCCCATGTATCAAGAGGAACAGATCGGACCGTAATTGGTATTATAGGGAGCGCGACCCCTACACTAGCCGAGCATCTTCGCCAGCTCAAGGGCGTTGAAAATGTGATTAAAATTTCCAAATCCTACAAGCTTGCAAGTCGTGATTTTCACCCAGATGATACCATTATTGACATTAAAGGCGTTAAAATTGGTGGAAATAATTTAGTTATTATGGGCGGACCATGTGCAGTTGAAACACCAGAGCAAATTGATGAAATTGCTCGACTGGTTAAAGCGGCAGGCGGGCAGGTGCTTCGCGGTGGAGCCTTTAAGCCTCGCACAGGCCCATACAGCTTCCAAGGCGTGGGTGTTGAAGGCTTGGTCATGATGGCAGAAGCGGGACGCAAGCATGGCTTGCTAACGATTACCGAAGTGATGACGCCGGAATACGTAGATGTATGCGCCGAATATGCGGATATTCTCCAAGTCGGCACGCGCAATATGCAAAATTTCGACCTGCTCCGCAAGCTGGGAACGATTCAAACCCCTGTATTGCTGAAAAGGGGCTTCAGCTCAACGTACGACGAATTCCTCAATGCAGCGGAATATATTCTTGCCGGAGGCAATCCGAACGTTATGCTGTGTGAGCGCGGAATCCGAACATTCGAGACCTACACAAGAAATACACTTGACTTGTCAGCTATTCCAGTATTGCAAAGCCTCAGCCATTTGCCAGTGATCTCTGACCCGAGTCATGGCACAGGCCGCCGCGAGCTTGTAGAGCCAATGTCGAAGGCATCCGTAGCTGCTGGAGCGAATGGGCTGATCGTCGAAATGCATACAGATCCAGATAATTCGATGACTGGGGATGGGGTACAATCGCTGTTTCCTGACCAGTTCGCTAATTTATTAAAGGATTTAGAAAAGCTCGCACCAATTGTTGGAAAAGAATTTAATACGGAGAAGGCGCCAGCAGAAGCTTTCAAAGAGTGGAAAATATAA
- a CDS encoding sensor histidine kinase, producing MMVRLLRSGKWELISMFVLAAALAYGAAAMIAYGLMPNAGRWELGLTASAVFLLVAASCGYWAGRRIQRRVDTLQLAMKQAVNGNFEIRIAERGGLSFTELYEEFNVLARQMEERMTYIQRTGEEQVMAEAASNEAAVLEERKRLARDLHDTVSQQLFAMHMCASSLPKLQQVDSERAAEVLGQLIEMSTLAQKQMRTFIAQLRPMELEGRTLRQALDKWFPDYCRQNHLQGELDWRLTEPLSEAKEHQLFLIVQEGLANIVKHAKAVSCSLTLSENERQIVLSLQDDGAGFRVDEVKRGSYGLSTMHERAQKLGGTAEIISKPGSGTRVKVSIPKIWRGSDKK from the coding sequence ATGATGGTTCGGTTGCTTCGCAGTGGAAAATGGGAATTGATATCCATGTTTGTGCTCGCTGCTGCTCTAGCTTATGGAGCGGCGGCGATGATCGCTTATGGACTCATGCCAAATGCAGGAAGATGGGAGCTGGGGCTGACAGCCTCAGCCGTCTTCCTGCTTGTTGCTGCGTCTTGCGGTTATTGGGCTGGGAGGCGCATACAGCGCAGAGTGGATACGCTTCAGCTTGCGATGAAGCAGGCCGTCAACGGCAATTTTGAAATTCGGATTGCCGAGCGGGGCGGCTTGTCCTTCACCGAGCTTTATGAGGAATTTAATGTGCTTGCGAGGCAAATGGAGGAGCGGATGACTTACATCCAGCGCACAGGCGAAGAGCAGGTTATGGCCGAGGCCGCCTCTAATGAAGCGGCGGTGCTGGAGGAGCGTAAAAGGCTTGCCCGTGACTTGCATGATACGGTAAGCCAGCAGTTGTTTGCGATGCATATGTGCGCCTCTTCGCTGCCAAAGCTTCAGCAGGTGGATAGCGAACGCGCGGCTGAGGTGCTGGGCCAGTTAATCGAGATGTCAACGCTCGCCCAGAAGCAAATGCGCACCTTTATCGCCCAGCTTCGTCCGATGGAGCTTGAAGGCCGTACACTGCGCCAAGCGCTGGACAAGTGGTTTCCTGATTATTGCCGGCAAAACCATCTGCAAGGCGAGCTGGATTGGCGGCTGACTGAGCCGCTCTCGGAAGCGAAGGAGCATCAGCTTTTTCTCATCGTGCAGGAGGGGCTAGCCAATATCGTAAAGCACGCGAAAGCCGTAAGCTGCTCGCTAACGCTATCTGAAAATGAACGGCAAATTGTGCTGAGCTTGCAGGATGATGGAGCGGGCTTTCGAGTAGATGAGGTCAAACGAGGGTCTTATGGGCTGTCAACGATGCACGAGCGTGCCCAGAAGCTTGGCGGGACGGCAGAAATTATAAGCAAGCCAGGCAGCGGGACGAGGGTCAAGGTGTCTATTCCAAAAATATGGCGGGGGAGCGATAAAAAATGA
- a CDS encoding YugN family protein encodes MILLSSELEASHQSFIETRDMLTQHTFALGGNWDYAAGSFDRPLDEAHKVWLRIPFEVTDGTIDNSSSDTDASIKLGTPYVLKHLYNEGNDEEASVRLVGALFDQFQSPIDPDADIESEWVERAKDILQQVERALS; translated from the coding sequence ATGATTTTGCTGTCATCGGAGCTGGAAGCCAGCCATCAATCCTTTATTGAAACCCGCGATATGCTGACGCAGCATACGTTCGCTTTAGGCGGCAATTGGGATTATGCAGCTGGTTCGTTCGATCGCCCATTGGATGAAGCCCATAAAGTATGGCTGCGGATTCCTTTTGAAGTGACGGATGGCACCATCGATAATAGCTCTTCGGATACGGATGCCAGTATTAAGCTGGGAACGCCTTATGTGCTTAAGCATTTATATAATGAAGGCAATGATGAGGAAGCCTCGGTGCGGCTGGTAGGCGCCTTATTCGATCAATTTCAATCGCCGATTGATCCAGATGCTGACATTGAAAGCGAATGGGTCGAGCGGGCCAAGGACATTTTGCAGCAGGTCGAGCGGGCATTGTCCTGA
- a CDS encoding HAMP domain-containing sensor histidine kinase: MTIRLRLTLWYSALLAMTLLIFGFAIYIFVNFNTYGQMKDQLKGEADSYNVFVRETESNELNLLIAPSQGRFYERSFYLQIVRYKEGIINASKELLSSGIKYPIPDVKDNVQAGFIKANIKVNEANVTFLIYQRPIYSDDSQTDLVGLIQVGAIVTSEESYLKALKTILFTASVIAVLIAFTVGLLLARQVLWPIERVIKSTEKIQSGSDLSVRIPMSGPNDEVGRLVYNLNVMLARLETAYNELDESYKAQRRFVSDASHELRTPLTTIRGNIELLQRMWEKTKDPDALDGIVLALDNQRFGLTVEAMQDIAAESRRMSTLVNDLLALARADAGYEMEKTVVSMQPLVEEVARRAQLLPRTAEWRVGDLSPLSGIQVRGNQDYLQQLLFIFIENAFKYTVEGHIELSVRSKDNQVGITVSDTGMGMDPEEVPHIFDRFYRVDESRGKTVGTGLGLSIAKWIIDEHRGSIEVLTRTGEGSEFTIWLPIVFSETTDSSIIEGTDRTLG; encoded by the coding sequence ATGACCATACGGCTGCGTTTAACTTTGTGGTATTCAGCTTTGCTTGCGATGACGCTGCTGATATTTGGTTTTGCTATCTATATATTTGTTAATTTTAATACTTATGGGCAAATGAAAGATCAGCTGAAGGGCGAAGCGGACAGCTACAATGTATTTGTGCGGGAAACGGAATCCAACGAGCTCAATCTATTGATTGCTCCTTCACAAGGGCGGTTTTATGAGCGTTCCTTTTATTTGCAAATTGTCAGATATAAAGAGGGCATTATTAATGCAAGCAAGGAGCTGCTCAGCTCAGGCATAAAATATCCGATTCCTGATGTTAAGGATAATGTGCAGGCAGGCTTTATAAAGGCTAACATTAAGGTAAATGAAGCGAATGTAACGTTTTTAATTTATCAGCGTCCCATTTACAGTGATGATTCCCAGACGGACCTGGTTGGTCTTATACAGGTTGGTGCCATCGTTACTAGCGAGGAAAGTTATTTGAAGGCTTTAAAGACGATTTTGTTTACCGCATCGGTTATCGCCGTCTTGATAGCCTTTACAGTTGGCTTGCTGCTGGCTCGACAGGTGCTGTGGCCAATTGAACGCGTCATTAAATCAACTGAGAAAATTCAAAGCGGTTCTGATCTTAGTGTGCGTATTCCAATGAGTGGCCCTAATGACGAAGTCGGACGGCTTGTCTATAACCTCAACGTCATGCTGGCCCGTTTGGAGACAGCCTACAATGAGCTTGATGAATCCTACAAAGCGCAGCGCAGATTCGTCTCGGATGCGTCCCATGAGCTGCGGACGCCGCTGACGACGATTCGAGGCAATATTGAGCTGCTTCAGCGAATGTGGGAAAAAACGAAGGACCCGGATGCATTGGATGGCATCGTGCTGGCGCTTGATAACCAGCGCTTCGGCCTTACGGTTGAGGCGATGCAGGATATTGCAGCAGAATCCCGCCGTATGTCGACGCTTGTTAATGATTTGCTGGCGCTCGCCCGTGCGGATGCCGGCTATGAAATGGAGAAGACGGTTGTATCGATGCAGCCGCTTGTCGAGGAGGTTGCACGCCGTGCTCAGCTGCTCCCGCGTACTGCTGAGTGGCGCGTAGGCGACCTGTCTCCGCTTAGCGGCATTCAGGTTAGAGGCAATCAGGATTATTTGCAGCAGCTGCTGTTTATTTTTATTGAGAATGCTTTCAAATATACGGTAGAAGGCCATATTGAGCTTAGCGTCCGCAGCAAGGACAATCAAGTCGGGATTACGGTCAGCGATACGGGCATGGGGATGGACCCTGAGGAAGTGCCGCATATATTCGATCGTTTCTATCGCGTGGACGAATCGCGTGGCAAAACGGTTGGAACGGGGCTTGGTTTATCCATTGCAAAATGGATTATTGATGAGCATCGCGGCTCTATTGAAGTGCTGACGCGCACAGGTGAAGGGTCGGAGTTTACGATCTGGCTGCCCATAGTCTTTTCTGAGACGACAGATTCGTCTATAATAGAAGGAACGGATCGAACTTTGGGCTAA
- a CDS encoding response regulator transcription factor produces the protein MRTQIIVVDDDEKITSLLRRSLIFEGYEVTTASNGLEGLKLLMTAEPQLLILDVMMPHVDGWEVCRRVREGGSTVPILMLTAKDDITDRVKGLDTGADDYLVKPFALEELLARVRALLRRKSDKIEDTGSKIVYEDLALDQDAREAIRNGRRIELTAKEYDLLLLFIQNPRRVLTRDVIMEKIWGYDFSGESNVLEVYIAMLRQKMEEGGGKRMIQTVRGTGYVLRGEG, from the coding sequence ATGAGAACACAAATTATAGTTGTGGACGATGATGAGAAAATCACCTCTTTATTAAGACGGAGCCTGATTTTTGAAGGATATGAAGTGACGACTGCAAGCAATGGCTTAGAGGGGCTGAAGCTGCTAATGACAGCGGAGCCGCAGCTGCTTATACTCGACGTTATGATGCCGCATGTAGACGGCTGGGAAGTGTGCCGCAGAGTACGGGAAGGTGGAAGCACGGTTCCGATTTTGATGCTGACAGCGAAGGATGATATTACCGATCGGGTGAAAGGACTGGATACAGGAGCTGATGATTATCTGGTGAAGCCGTTTGCACTCGAAGAGCTGCTTGCCAGAGTTCGGGCGCTGCTGCGACGCAAGTCGGACAAGATTGAGGATACGGGCAGCAAAATCGTCTACGAGGATCTGGCTCTTGATCAAGATGCCCGTGAAGCGATTCGAAATGGACGGCGTATTGAGCTGACAGCCAAGGAATATGATCTGCTGCTGCTCTTTATTCAGAATCCGCGCCGCGTATTGACCCGTGATGTCATTATGGAGAAAATATGGGGCTACGACTTCAGTGGAGAGTCGAATGTGCTTGAAGTTTATATTGCGATGCTGCGCCAGAAAATGGAGGAGGGCGGCGGCAAGCGCATGATTCAAACCGTTCGTGGGACAGGCTATGTGCTGCGGGGAGAGGGCTGA